From a region of the Arachis ipaensis cultivar K30076 chromosome B09, Araip1.1, whole genome shotgun sequence genome:
- the LOC110267241 gene encoding uncharacterized protein LOC110267241 (The sequence of the model RefSeq protein was modified relative to this genomic sequence to represent the inferred CDS: added 35 bases not found in genome assembly), with protein MTNCFKNKVIHLSRFSEVWAKIDDYFQAASSARVQSLKSQLRLCKKTGSAADYLSKIRRIVDALFAVGYEVPEDDHLQAIIEGLSEEYTVYISSVTAKRGSFRIVEAEAFLLSHEEMLERFKKPTSGMPIAHYVQNPSPNFDPNRGNTFRRGRGGRNNRGGGRFGYNNNNTRMQCQLCGRMGHVVWNCYHRFDQSFNPNSGNPNSSSQPPYLNAQPPPPPSSFHQPTAYLTGSSSSISDAAWLADSGASHHLTPDPSNLLTSTASNNDSDQVYVGNGSGYQEIFSTGHS; from the coding sequence ATGACTAATTGCTTCAAGAACAAAGTGATTCACCTCTCAAGATTTTCTGAAGTATGGGCAAAGATTGATGATTACTTTCAGGCAGCCTCTTCTGCTCGTGTTCAAAGTCTCAAGAGTCAATTGAGATTGTGCAAGAAAACAGGTTCCGCTGCTGATTACTTGTCCAAAATTAGAAGAATTGTTGATGCTCTATTTGCTGTGGGATATGAAGTGCCAGAAGATGATCATCTTCAGGCTATTATTGAGGGTCTTTCTGAAGAATATACAGTGTATATTTCTTCCGTAACAGCAAAGAGAGGATCTTTTAGGATTGTAGAGGCTGAAGCATTTTTGCTTTCCCATGAAGAAATGCTTGAACGCTTCAAGAAACCAACCTCTGGTATGCCTATAGCCCATTATGTGCAGAACCCTTCTCCAAATTTCGATCCCAACAGAGGTAATACTTTTAGAAGAGGACGTGGAGGCAGAAATAATAGAGGAGGAGGCAGATTTGGATACAACAACAATAACACAAGAATGCAGTGTCAACTATGTGGAAGGATGGGTCATGTGGTATGGAACTGCTATCATAGGTTTGATCAGTCTTTCAACCCTAATTCTGGAAACCCTAACTCATCTTCTCAGCCTCCCTACCTTAATGCTCAACCTCCACCACCCCCTTCCAGTTTCCATCAACCAACTGCATATCTCACAGGCTCTTCCTCCTCCATAAGTGATGCTGCCTGGCTTGCAGATTCTGGTGCGAGCCATCACTTGACCCCCGATCCATCCAATTTGCTAACTTCCACTGCGAGCAACAATGACTCCGATCAAGTGTATGTAGGTAATGGGTCAG